AGATATGTTGGGAGAGAAAATGGATAATCAAGATGTAAACGTCTGGTTAATCAATACCGGCTGGCAAGGTGGCCCTTATGGAATAGGTGAACGAATAAAACTCAAATACACCCGAAGAATGATTAAAGCAGCCCTATCTGGAGAGCTTAATAAAGTTGAATATCTACAACAAGCAATATTCGGATTACATATGCCTTCAAGTTGTCCTGGAATACCTGAAGAAATTTTAAACCCACGTAGATCATGGCCCAATACTGACGACTATGATGAAAAAGCTTTTGAACTTGCCGATGCCTTTATTGAAAATTTCAGCAATTATGAAACTAGTCAACTTCAACATATTATGAAATCGGCCCCAAAAACAAAATTGACGATTTAACTTATTACAATATCTTTGTTGCATTAAAGATTAAGGCAAACAGTAATGCACATTTTCTACACCCCTAACCTTTCTCAAAAAGAACGATCTCACATACTAGATAAAGATGAGTCGCATCACTGTATAAAAGTTTTACGCTTAAAAACAGGAGATCAAATAAACACTATTGACGGGATTGGTGGGTTCTACACGGCCGAGATAACTAACGATAACCCGAAAAAATGCGAAATAAAAATACTGAGTTCAATTCAGGAATATGGAAAAAGAGAACAACGACTTCATATTGCCATCGCGCCGACTAAAAACATAAATAGGATTGAATGGTTTATTGAAAAAGCCACCGAAGTAGGCATCGACGAAGTTTCCTTTATTCAATGTGACCAATCGGAACGAAATCATTTCACGACTAAAAGACTCCATAAAATAATATTAGGTGCCGTAAAGCAGTCGCAGCAAGCGTATCTACCAATTATTAACGAACTAATAACAGCAAAGGAATTTATCCGGCAAAAATTCACAAGTCAGAAACTAATAGCTTCTTGTGCTTATATGGAGACCAATGGACTTAGCAAAAAATACACAAATGGCGATGCTCTTATACTAATTGGACCAGAAGGTGATTTCTCGGAAAGAGAATTAATCCTAGCTGAAGAAAACGGATTCGAAGCAATAAGTTTAGGGTCTACGAGGTTAAGAACCGAAACCGCAGCATTAACAGCATGTATTTCAATAAATTTACTGAATGACTAAATTAATTGTTCCTCTATTTATAATCCTCTCCTTTGGATTATTCTCAGGAACCACGCCTACAATTGAAATCGGACTACTAAAATATGGTGGTGGTGGAGATTGGTACGCCAACCCTACTTCCCTATCTAACCTAATATCCTTTTGTAATAAGAACCTTAACACCAATATTAAGCCAGACTATGCAACAATAGAAGTTAGCAGCAGAGAAATATACAATTACCCTTTACTACACATGACCGGTCATGGCAATGTTGTTTTTTCAAATCAAGAAGCAGAGAATCTCCGAAATTATCTTATTAGTGGAGGCTTTTTACATATAGATGACAACTATGGAATGAATAAATTTATTCGTCCACAAATGCAAAAGGTTTTCCCTGAATTAGACTTTGTAGAGCTACCTTTTTCACATCCCATC
This region of Flavobacteriales bacterium genomic DNA includes:
- a CDS encoding 16S rRNA (uracil(1498)-N(3))-methyltransferase, which gives rise to MHIFYTPNLSQKERSHILDKDESHHCIKVLRLKTGDQINTIDGIGGFYTAEITNDNPKKCEIKILSSIQEYGKREQRLHIAIAPTKNINRIEWFIEKATEVGIDEVSFIQCDQSERNHFTTKRLHKIILGAVKQSQQAYLPIINELITAKEFIRQKFTSQKLIASCAYMETNGLSKKYTNGDALILIGPEGDFSERELILAEENGFEAISLGSTRLRTETAALTACISINLLND
- a CDS encoding DUF4159 domain-containing protein — translated: MTKLIVPLFIILSFGLFSGTTPTIEIGLLKYGGGGDWYANPTSLSNLISFCNKNLNTNIKPDYATIEVSSREIYNYPLLHMTGHGNVVFSNQEAENLRNYLISGGFLHIDDNYGMNKFIRPQMQKVFPELDFVELPFSHPIFHQQYDFPNGVPKIHEHDNQDAQGFGLVYKGKLICFYTYESDLGDGWEDKEVHKDSDEIRTKALKMGANIVQFAFGPK